The following nucleotide sequence is from Roseivirga sp. BDSF3-8.
AAGTGGTGATCATATCGATAGGCGTTTTGTAACGCTCGAATATTTCAAATACTTTCCTAAGGAAGCCGTAAGCCAGTAGCATCCGGCTGCTTTTAATTTTTATAGCAGTGATACCATCCTTTGCAGCAATAGCTTTAATCTGACTACCCCCGTCCTTTTTACGCGCATAGATTTTGGTTCCATGAGCCTCCGGGGCCATCGTATTCAGCAACCTGACCGGAATGTTGTATTTCTGTGCCGGCAAAATGCTACTCGGGTGTAGAATTTTTGCACCAAAATAGGCAAGCTCTGCTGCTTCATCGAAGGACAATTCGGCAATAGGGAAGGTCCGATCCACTATTCTGGGATCATTATTATGCATCCCGTCAATGTCAGTCCATATTTGTACCTCCGTGGCATTGATAGCAGCACCTATAAGGGACGCCGTGTAGTCGCTCCCCCCGCGCTTCAGGTTGTCTATCTCCCCTTCATGATTTCTACAGATAAATCCTTGTGTCAGGAATATCTGGTTTTCCAGATTATTCCGGATAATCTTTGTAAGCTCTTCGTTTAGGTAACCTATCCTTGGCTCGCCTTCTTCATCAAGCCGCATAAAGCTCAACGCCGGAATCCACTTGGCTGCTATCCCGGTTTCCTTTAGAAGCAGATCAAAAAGCCTGGTACTGATAAGCTCACCCTGAGCTAATATTTCCTTCTCGGCTGTACCGGAAAAAGGACCGGTTTGGATTGCCTGAATTCGGCCAAAATGCTCACCTATAATCCTCGCTGCTTCATTCCTGTATGGCTCTGTCTGGAGTAACTCAATACAAAACTTGTCATACTGCTCTTTAAGGTTATTTATCAGGGCATTAGCATCCACACCACTCTTATGAGCGGCTGTAATTTCTACAAGTGCATTGGTCGTTCCTGAAACAGCGCTAAGTACTACAATCTTATTCTCCGGAGATTCCGTGATCAGCTTAGCTACTGATTTCATTCGTTCGGGGCTACCTACTGAAGTACCACCGAATTTCATCACCTTCATCATACCGCCTCGCTATTAAATCCTAGCATTTTTATGGCTGTAATAGCCGCTTCATCTCCTTTATTACCGTGCTTTCCTCCTGCCCGGTCCAGGGCCTGCTGCATTGTATCAGGAGTAAGTACACCGAATATCACAGGCTTATTGTATTTGAGCCCTACATTGGTTATTCCATGTGCCACTGCCTGGCATATAAAGTCGAAGTGCCTGGTTTCACCCTGAATGACACAGCCCAGGCAAATCACAGCATCAATACGGTCCTGCTGAGCCATAAGCTGGGCGCCAAGAGTTAGCTCGAAGCTACCTGGGACATTTTTTCGAAGAATGTTTTCTGAAGGAACATTATGCTCTCTAAGGGTCTCTACAGCCCCGCTATAAAGCGCTTCCGTCACTTCTTCGTTCCACTCGGATACCACTACAGCAAAACGTCTGTTGCGGAGATCTAGCGAAAGGTTCTTATCTGAATATTCGCTGAGGTTTTTGAGATTGCTAGCCATAAAAAATATATAAAAAAAGGGATGTAGGCTTTGGCACCTGCATCCCTTTGAATATTGCTTTGATAGACTTTTATTCTGATGCCATTGCCTGAAGACGCGCATGCTGTTTTCGGGCATCCTGATAGATTGCAGAGCCCTGATACTCATCCAGTATCTGCTTATACATATCTACAGCAGCGGTATTATTATTTGCCTTCTCATAGGCAAAACCTGCCTTGGCAAGATATATGGGTGTAAAAGACTCATTAGGCTTATAGTTGGCAGCCTTTTCGTAAGCATTAGCAGCCTCTTCAAACTTATTGAGTTCCATATTAGCATCACCGATCAGGGCGTAAGCTCTTGCCTGCAGCAGAAGATCGCTGGCAGAGAACTCCTCCAGGTAGCTGATCGCATTCTGATACTCTCCCTGTTGCAGGAGGATAGATCCGGCATAAAATCTGGCAAGGTTACCCTCTTTAGTACTGCCGTAATCTTCAATTATATCGATAAACCCAAGGTAGAAACCGTCTCCGTTCAGCGCCTGGTCAAGGCTATCAACGCCAAAGTAATACTCAGCACGGTACATCTTTTCCGCAGCCTCCTGGCTTTTGCTCGCCATAGTGTACTGGTATACAAAGTAGCCTATTATAGCAAGAGCCACAACTCCGCCGATAATGCCTACAAGCTTTGCATTACTTTTAAGAAAAGATTCTGTACGACCGATCCCTTCTCTCAGGGCTTCGGGGTTTTCCAGAAGTTCATTTCCGGAATTAGAAGACGTTTTAGAGGTTTTCTTCACCATCATTCACAGCTTTAAGGCTGCAAATTTAACAGAAAAATATAATTTATGAACCTTATGCTTTTTAATCCTTGATATATGGGTAGTCATTTTCAGCATAAACGTCTTTAAACACCTCAGAAGGATCAGGCCAATCTGAGTCTTCTGAGAACTTAACGCACTCTTTTACCTGATCCTTGATCTTAGAGTCTATTTCTTTTAATTCATCTTCTGTGGCGTACTTCTTGTCAAGTATGACTTTTCTGACCTGCTCTATCGGATCACGGTCTTTATACTCCTGAACTTCTTCTTTTGTGCGGTATTTTGCAGGGTCAGACATAGAGTGGCCTTTGTAGCGGTATGTTCTAAATTCCAAAAGAGTAGGTCCTTCGCCTTTTCTGGCTCTTTCGGCTGCTTCTTCCACAGCATTGTGAACATCCTCCACACTCATGGCATCTATTGCAGCGCTTGGCATATCATAAGACTCGCCCAGGGTATGTAATTCAGTCACGTTAGAGGTACGCTTAACACTGGTTCCCATGGCGTATCCATTATTTTCAATAACGAAAATAGCAGGTAATTTCATGGTCATGGCCAGGTTAAGGGCTTCATGAAAGGCTCCCTGGCGAACTGCTCCATCCCCCATGTAACAGATGCAGAGATTGTCTGATTTACGATACTTCTCTGCAAAAGCAATTCCGGCACCTAGAGGAATCTGTCCGCCTACGATGCCATGTCCTCCGTAAAAATGGTTCTCTTTATCAAACATGTGCATGGATCCACCCTTACCTTTTACAATACCTGTAGCCTTACCAAAAAGCTCTGCCATTACTGCTTTTGGGTCAGACCCAAGGGCAATAGGGTGAGCATGGTCACGATAGGCAGTAATGTATTTATCTCCCTTTTTCAGAGCGGATACGGCACCTGCCACACAGGCTTCCTGGCCAATGTAAAGATGGCAGAACCCTCGGATTTTTTGCTGACCATAAAGCTGGCCTGCTTTTTCTTCGAACCGGCGCATGAGCAGCATGCTCTCAAACCAATTCATATATGTCTCTTTTGAGAACTTATCTTTCGCTGCTGTTTTCTTACTTTTGGACTTTGATCCGGTTTCAGTTGCCATAATACGGTGATTAAAAATTCACTACCTTTTCAAAAACTGACGGTATTGCGAATAGTTCGCCCCGCGGGGCTCGCCTCGCGAAAATAATAGATAGGCCCAACTTATAAAATTAATGTATCTGGAAAAGATCGAACTGCTCAACTTCAAGAATTACGAATCGCTGGCACTCGATTTTGACCAAGGAATAAACTGCTTCACAGGACCTAACGGCTCCGGTAAGACTAACCTTCTGGATGCTATCTATTATTTATCTCTCACAAAGAGTGCCTTTAGCAGCACTGACTCTTCAAATATAAGGCACGACTCATCGTATTTTATGCTTAGAGGGGTGTTTACCTCGGATAAAAAGGCTGTGACGATCCAGTGCCAGATACAATCCGGCCAGAAAAAAAAGGTGTTGCATGATAAAACGCCGTATGAAAAGATTAGTGAACATATCGGCAGGTTTCCTGCCGTTCTTATCGCCCCGGACGACACAGAGCTTGTAAAGGGAGGTAGTGAAGGGCGAAGACGTTTTTTTGACTCGCTAATCTCACAAATTGATGCACGCTACCTTGATGACCTCATCCGATATAACCAGGTTCTGAAACGCCGGCAGGAGTTGCTCAAGCAATTTGAAAACAGAAAATACTTTGACGGGGAGTTATTGGATGTATATGATAGGGAGTTGGTAGAAGGGGCTATCAGGCTGGGGGCACGAAGAAGGGATTTTATCGAAGAGTTCTCTCCGCTGTTTGTACGGCACTATGAGGAACTGTCAGACGGCAAAGAAAAGGTAGCTTTATCCTACCAAACAGAGGTGACAGGGGACGACTTCGAAAAAAAATTCAGGAAGAGTCGCGATCGTGACCTGATGCTGCAACGTACGAATAAAGGGATACATAAAGATGATTTCACTTTCCTGACAGATGATCACTCCTTAAAAAAATTTGGTAGTCAGGGCCAGCAGAAATCATTTGTGATAGCATTGAAGCTGGCAAAATTTGATGTCCTAACTGACAAAAAGGGCTTCAAACCACTTTTACTACTAGATGACATCTTCGACAAACTGGATGACTCCCGGATCAGCCACCTCGTGGGTATGATCACAGCCCGGAGGTTCGGACAGGTATTTTTGACAGAAGCCCGCCCTGAGCGAACTAAGAAGGTATTTGAACACATCAGTGAATCCCCCCTCTTCTTCGATATAAAAACCTTGCGGGAAGAAAGAGCCGGCAGGGAAAACCCGTATATTTGAAGCTATGCAAAAAGGCAACAAAAAGGGTTTCGGGGCAAGAAAATCAGATACGGTATCACTTAAAGATGCGATGAATGAGTTGCTTGATGCTTACCGTCTGAATAGCCGCTATTCTCAAACTCATCTCAAAGCAAACTGGCATGAAATAGCCGGTAATACTATTGCCAGACGTACTACTAAGATTTTCTTTAAAAAAGATGTGATGTTCGTGGAAGTTGGCTCTGCACCGCTAAAGCATCAAATGGGCTATGGAAAGGATATTTTGCTTAACCGTATAAGAGAAAAGTATGGGCCGGATCTTGTTAGTGAGATAATCTTACTTTAATAATTTTACTGAACCCTCCACCGAGCAGGCTGTTTTGTAGGTTATGAGTAAAAATTCAAAATGGTTCAGCCCAGCCCTTGGACGCCCCCTGGTTTGGTCTGATACACATAACAGAATCATTGCCCTTTTTGCCCTCGCTGCTTTTCCTCTGGCATTTTTCTGGAAGTATTTCACTGAACCCTCCGGGTTATGGGATATTATTTGGGTTTCGGCTGGTGCCCCCGTAACTGTATTTATAACCTGGGCTATAGGTCGTGAGGGCGATCCGGCAAGGCCGTGGTCGGCTCTGATAGCTGCTTTTGTCAGCCTTATTTCATGGGGTTTATTTAACAATCCGGACTTCATGCTTTTACTGGTGGCACTTATGAGCCTGAGAGTAATCAATCGCTCAACAGGCAAGAGGGCAACATTACCAGAGTCAGCCTTTATTTTATTTTTAACAGCGTGGCTGACGTGGAGCGGCTCAGTATATGCTGGCGCGATAGTGGGCCTGGCTTTCTGGCTGGATGCACGGCTGCCTGACCGCAGATTATCTCATTACCTTTTCGCACTAATGGCGCTTATCACAGGAGTGGCGGCCAGTCTGGTCACCAGAGATATTTCTGTTTACCCAAAGGAGCTTCAGCTATACTTCATAGCCGTGGTGACGCTACTGTCCATACCTACTATTCTTTACTACCTCAAGGAGCGGGTTATAGCGGATAATGGTATGGAAGTACCAAGGTCAAGGGTATTAGCCGCAGTAGGGCTCTTATGGCTATTCCTGAGTTGCAATGCCTTTATGTCACCCAATATTGGCTTGAATGATACATACCCTTTCCTCATGGTATTTATATGTATGGGAATTTTGAATACTGTCTCCGGAAGGAGTATGAAAAATTGATTTTCAACCAACGGAGAGGCAATAATGGAGAAACTTTGCTCGTATTGATAACATGCAATTTTAGAATATGAATTCTTGATAAGAATTTAATTTCTGTTAAATTGTATAGAGTGCATCAAACCAACCATATAGTCAGTAGAACAATGTAACATTATACCGGAAACCCGGATTTGGAGCAGGGCTACGGTATGGGTATTTTTGGATCAGATATAGCACACATACCTAAATGTAACTCAACAATGGGACCGGCTACACATATTTTCTCATCATTTTTTGGTTCTGAGCTTATTCGTAACCTTTTATCAATTGTCAGCGGGCATCATGACCGGCTAACAGATCTTGAAGGACTTATAGGTAATCGTCTTGATGATCAGTTTGACAGTGAGGACCCGGACCGCCAGGGAAGAGAAGGAAACGAAGAACTAGCAGGAGACGAGGGTATCTGAATTGAGATTATAGTACTACCTGAGACCCTACATATAGCTGAGGGATGGCTATCTCGAATGTAGTCCACTGACCTTCGGTATCCAGCCTTAAATCCCCTCCCAGTTTTTCTATTGCCAGCCGGGAGATATACAGCCCCATACCGGAACCTGAGGATCTTTCTGTTCCTCTGAAAAACATAGTAAATATCTGCTCCTTGATATCATCGGGGATGCCTATTCCATTATCGGAAACAGTAACATACAGGAGGTTTTTCTCTACACTAACCTTTACTTTTACCTTACTTGGAGAGTCATGAAGCTGGCTTGAGAAAATAATGGCATTTTCAAGAATGTTCTCTACTATAGTGGTAATAAGCTGCTTATCCGTAAACCACTTCACATCATCTGGCATGTCCAGAAAGAAGGTCACATCTGAATAGCTGTCCAGATTGGCGAGAGAATCTTTCGTTTTCCGAATAAGACTAACTACATCGACTTGCTCACCTTCAGGTAGCTTATTCTTGATATAATTGTAGCTGATGAGACGATCCAGTATTTTATTCATCTGCTTACTGGTCTTATCCAGTAGCTGCAGGTAACACTTAGCCGTATCATCTGTGATTTCCATCAGGGCGGTGTTACAAAGGCCCTTCATACTTACGAGAGGTCCACGAATGTCATGGGAGGTTTTATACACCAAGGTATCCAGTTCCTGGTTTACAATAAGCTGATCATGATACGATTTCTGTAGCTCCCTAGTCCGCTCCTGTACCTTGGCCTCCAGTTCGAGATTGATACGGCTAAGCTTTTCGTTTTTCTCTTCAATGATCTTCTGAGTTTCAGCAATTTTATCCCTCTGGTTACCTATTTCCTCTTTCTGGAGAATAATTTCTTCATTTTGTCTCCGGAGCATGTCATTAGTACGGGTACGAATACGGTACCGGCTAAAATACAAGGCGCCTAGCCCTCCAAGCAGAAGCACGCTTATGATAAGAAGGTAGATAATGAACTGATTATTCTCTATCTGAAGTTGCTTGATTTGTATGTCTTGCTCTTTAAGCTCCAGTTCCTTTTCTCTTTTCTCAAGTTCAAAGCGGGACTCCATCTTATTTACCTTCAGTTCCAGCTCTTCATTATGAATGCTATCCTTCAGATTCATATACCGGTACTGGTACTGGAAGGCATTCTGATAATCCCCAAGGTCTTCATAAAGTTGCCAGAGCCCATCGTAAATGTGGAGAAGGTTAGTCCTCGCGTTGATCTCATCAGCAATGGACATACCTTGCAGGTAATGATCAAGAGCAACCTTAGAGTTACCAAGACGCAGGTGCAACTCACCCAATGTTTGCAGCGTTGTGGCTTCACCCTGCAAATCCTGATTTTCTCTTTTAAGCCTCAGGGAACTTTCCAGCGTAGAGAGTGCCTCGGCGTAGCGCCCCTGCTTAAAGTACGTTTCCCCAATATACCCCAGAGTTTTAGCGTAGCCCCGTTCGTTGCCTACCGCTTTCCGGCTATCAAGGGCCTCACCGAAGTACTGAAGAGCCGTATTATAATCACCCTTTTTGCTGTATATATGGCCTATGTTATTAAGTGCAGTTGCATAGCCTCTCTCATTGTCCAGTTGCACAGATATGTCACGCAACTGCTCATAGTACTTAATGGCTTCGTCGTACTCTCCTTTTTCTTCGTAAATCAGCCCAATGTTATTATACAATGATGCGGAACTAATATCATTGATTTCTTTGGATAGGCTAATGGCTTCATTGTAATAATCAATTGCCTCCTCGTAGGCCCCCTGGTTATAATAAACCACACCCAGCCCGCCTAATATGTAAGCCTGGTAGGTAGTGTCGTTTTCCTCTCGAGCCATTTTCAACCCGGCATTAAGCCTGCTGTCTGCCGCTTCGTAGTCGCCCTTGTACCTGTATATAAGCCCCAGATTATACAGCGCCTCTATTTCTTTGCCTTTTTTATTGGAAGAAACCGCCAGATCAAGCGCTTTTCTTGCATATAATAAGGCTGAATCAGTATTGACATTCCTGAAATACTCAGTCAATGCAAGGTACGCCTCTACTTTTGCCTCATCATCTGAAGAATGCAGAATAGAATATAGGCTGTCTACCTGGCCTTTGACCTGGAGAAACTGCCCCACCAGCATGAGGGCA
It contains:
- a CDS encoding aspartate kinase, with the translated sequence MKVMKFGGTSVGSPERMKSVAKLITESPENKIVVLSAVSGTTNALVEITAAHKSGVDANALINNLKEQYDKFCIELLQTEPYRNEAARIIGEHFGRIQAIQTGPFSGTAEKEILAQGELISTRLFDLLLKETGIAAKWIPALSFMRLDEEGEPRIGYLNEELTKIIRNNLENQIFLTQGFICRNHEGEIDNLKRGGSDYTASLIGAAINATEVQIWTDIDGMHNNDPRIVDRTFPIAELSFDEAAELAYFGAKILHPSSILPAQKYNIPVRLLNTMAPEAHGTKIYARKKDGGSQIKAIAAKDGITAIKIKSSRMLLAYGFLRKVFEIFERYKTPIDMITTSEVALSVTVDDNTHVKAIEQELNYYGAVNVDHDLSIVCIVGDCVAEAHGVASQVIQALDDIPLRMISYGGSKNNISLLIETSYKNRALQCLNEQLFTFPEK
- the ribH gene encoding 6,7-dimethyl-8-ribityllumazine synthase; its protein translation is MASNLKNLSEYSDKNLSLDLRNRRFAVVVSEWNEEVTEALYSGAVETLREHNVPSENILRKNVPGSFELTLGAQLMAQQDRIDAVICLGCVIQGETRHFDFICQAVAHGITNVGLKYNKPVIFGVLTPDTMQQALDRAGGKHGNKGDEAAITAIKMLGFNSEAV
- a CDS encoding tetratricopeptide repeat protein gives rise to the protein MMVKKTSKTSSNSGNELLENPEALREGIGRTESFLKSNAKLVGIIGGVVALAIIGYFVYQYTMASKSQEAAEKMYRAEYYFGVDSLDQALNGDGFYLGFIDIIEDYGSTKEGNLARFYAGSILLQQGEYQNAISYLEEFSASDLLLQARAYALIGDANMELNKFEEAANAYEKAANYKPNESFTPIYLAKAGFAYEKANNNTAAVDMYKQILDEYQGSAIYQDARKQHARLQAMASE
- the pdhA gene encoding pyruvate dehydrogenase (acetyl-transferring) E1 component subunit alpha — its product is MATETGSKSKSKKTAAKDKFSKETYMNWFESMLLMRRFEEKAGQLYGQQKIRGFCHLYIGQEACVAGAVSALKKGDKYITAYRDHAHPIALGSDPKAVMAELFGKATGIVKGKGGSMHMFDKENHFYGGHGIVGGQIPLGAGIAFAEKYRKSDNLCICYMGDGAVRQGAFHEALNLAMTMKLPAIFVIENNGYAMGTSVKRTSNVTELHTLGESYDMPSAAIDAMSVEDVHNAVEEAAERARKGEGPTLLEFRTYRYKGHSMSDPAKYRTKEEVQEYKDRDPIEQVRKVILDKKYATEDELKEIDSKIKDQVKECVKFSEDSDWPDPSEVFKDVYAENDYPYIKD
- a CDS encoding DNA replication/repair protein RecF — encoded protein: MYLEKIELLNFKNYESLALDFDQGINCFTGPNGSGKTNLLDAIYYLSLTKSAFSSTDSSNIRHDSSYFMLRGVFTSDKKAVTIQCQIQSGQKKKVLHDKTPYEKISEHIGRFPAVLIAPDDTELVKGGSEGRRRFFDSLISQIDARYLDDLIRYNQVLKRRQELLKQFENRKYFDGELLDVYDRELVEGAIRLGARRRDFIEEFSPLFVRHYEELSDGKEKVALSYQTEVTGDDFEKKFRKSRDRDLMLQRTNKGIHKDDFTFLTDDHSLKKFGSQGQQKSFVIALKLAKFDVLTDKKGFKPLLLLDDIFDKLDDSRISHLVGMITARRFGQVFLTEARPERTKKVFEHISESPLFFDIKTLREERAGRENPYI
- a CDS encoding DUF721 domain-containing protein, with protein sequence MQKGNKKGFGARKSDTVSLKDAMNELLDAYRLNSRYSQTHLKANWHEIAGNTIARRTTKIFFKKDVMFVEVGSAPLKHQMGYGKDILLNRIREKYGPDLVSEIILL
- a CDS encoding tetratricopeptide repeat protein yields the protein MNKRLLTCFLALMLVGQFLQVKGQVDSLYSILHSSDDEAKVEAYLALTEYFRNVNTDSALLYARKALDLAVSSNKKGKEIEALYNLGLIYRYKGDYEAADSRLNAGLKMAREENDTTYQAYILGGLGVVYYNQGAYEEAIDYYNEAISLSKEINDISSASLYNNIGLIYEEKGEYDEAIKYYEQLRDISVQLDNERGYATALNNIGHIYSKKGDYNTALQYFGEALDSRKAVGNERGYAKTLGYIGETYFKQGRYAEALSTLESSLRLKRENQDLQGEATTLQTLGELHLRLGNSKVALDHYLQGMSIADEINARTNLLHIYDGLWQLYEDLGDYQNAFQYQYRYMNLKDSIHNEELELKVNKMESRFELEKREKELELKEQDIQIKQLQIENNQFIIYLLIISVLLLGGLGALYFSRYRIRTRTNDMLRRQNEEIILQKEEIGNQRDKIAETQKIIEEKNEKLSRINLELEAKVQERTRELQKSYHDQLIVNQELDTLVYKTSHDIRGPLVSMKGLCNTALMEITDDTAKCYLQLLDKTSKQMNKILDRLISYNYIKNKLPEGEQVDVVSLIRKTKDSLANLDSYSDVTFFLDMPDDVKWFTDKQLITTIVENILENAIIFSSQLHDSPSKVKVKVSVEKNLLYVTVSDNGIGIPDDIKEQIFTMFFRGTERSSGSGMGLYISRLAIEKLGGDLRLDTEGQWTTFEIAIPQLYVGSQVVL